One Aquamicrobium sp. genomic region harbors:
- a CDS encoding sulfite exporter TauE/SafE family protein: MIDFSVFGEWSPLQFFYLALSVAIAGFVRGYSGFGVSLAAVPMLTVVLDPLEVIPVALLFEIVLTLGFLNGSIASVQWRTVTRLFVGAIFGTPFGIYALSTIPPEHMRLGLSVLLLGSVFLIWRKSQGISWHLTTPATVSVGMLSGLLSGGTAMSGPPIVMYFLASPMSPAASRASMMMFFLFSASIAMAFGLGAGLYPRRAFVLAFAAVPLLLGGAVMGAYFFRRSNPLVYRQVALLMLAAIGVFALANAVIRYAG; the protein is encoded by the coding sequence ATGATTGATTTTTCCGTTTTCGGAGAATGGTCTCCGTTACAGTTCTTTTATCTTGCGTTGTCAGTAGCAATTGCGGGATTCGTCCGGGGATACAGCGGCTTTGGAGTCTCTCTCGCGGCAGTTCCCATGTTGACTGTGGTCCTTGACCCCCTCGAAGTCATACCGGTAGCGTTGCTATTCGAAATAGTTCTGACCCTTGGGTTCCTCAATGGCTCCATCGCCTCGGTGCAGTGGAGGACCGTAACGCGACTGTTCGTGGGAGCGATTTTCGGCACACCGTTCGGCATATATGCCCTGTCAACGATACCGCCTGAACACATGCGGCTGGGCCTGAGCGTCCTCCTTCTGGGTTCGGTTTTTCTGATCTGGCGGAAATCCCAGGGCATTTCCTGGCACCTCACCACACCTGCCACGGTATCGGTGGGGATGCTATCCGGATTGCTCAGTGGCGGAACAGCGATGAGCGGCCCTCCCATCGTCATGTATTTCCTTGCGTCTCCGATGAGCCCAGCGGCAAGTCGCGCTTCCATGATGATGTTCTTTCTGTTCAGCGCTTCAATCGCGATGGCCTTCGGCTTAGGTGCGGGTCTCTACCCGCGCCGAGCTTTCGTCCTGGCCTTCGCCGCGGTTCCGCTATTGTTGGGCGGAGCAGTTATGGGCGCCTACTTTTTTAGGCGTTCAAATCCGCTCGTCTACCGACAAGTGGCGCTTCTCATGCTCGCGGCGATCGGAGTGTTTGCCCTGGCGAACGCCGTGATCCGCTACGCTGGTTAA
- a CDS encoding tyrosine-type recombinase/integrase produces MAARLTDISIKNAKPGETRREIPDGGCKGLYLVIQPSGKKSWAVRYRHEGKPRKLTLDGFPPLATARKLAMAAIENSDHDPAAEKRARKAAEKDEAQSKRDLFPEIVETYLKHYEAGRATRKNAKPKPRTVAETKRLLDQLTTPEVWGEKRIQEIKKRDVIELLDGIVDRAPYVANRTFAAISPLFAWAARRDIIDATPVVWNKAAEEARERHLTADEVKLFWQATGALGHPFQTIFRLLLLTGQRKSEVNEMVEGELDLEKRLWTIGADRTKNRREHVVPLADPVLAILEAAPRIKNDRGLVFTTNGETPPSGFTKPVEACRTKMNELAGETLPRWSLHDLRRTVSTMMNDELAIDPHIVEAVLNHVSGSRAGVAGTYNRAGYLKQKQAALEAWGRYVESLVSGKTIDNVISMART; encoded by the coding sequence ATGGCAGCGCGGCTGACCGATATTTCCATCAAGAATGCCAAGCCGGGGGAGACCCGGCGCGAGATACCAGACGGCGGCTGCAAGGGGCTCTATCTCGTCATCCAGCCTTCCGGGAAGAAATCCTGGGCGGTGCGCTATCGGCACGAAGGCAAACCCCGCAAGCTGACCCTCGACGGCTTCCCGCCACTCGCCACAGCGCGCAAGCTGGCGATGGCGGCAATCGAAAACTCCGACCACGATCCGGCCGCTGAAAAGCGAGCGAGGAAGGCAGCCGAGAAAGATGAGGCACAGTCCAAGCGCGACTTGTTCCCGGAGATTGTCGAAACCTACCTCAAGCACTACGAGGCTGGCAGGGCGACGAGGAAGAATGCGAAGCCGAAGCCGCGCACCGTCGCCGAGACCAAGCGCTTACTCGACCAGTTGACCACGCCGGAGGTATGGGGCGAGAAGCGCATTCAGGAGATCAAGAAACGGGATGTTATCGAACTGCTCGACGGCATAGTTGACCGGGCACCATACGTCGCGAACCGGACCTTTGCAGCCATCTCGCCGCTGTTCGCTTGGGCGGCCCGCCGGGACATTATCGACGCCACGCCTGTTGTTTGGAACAAGGCAGCCGAGGAAGCCCGCGAGCGTCATTTGACGGCCGATGAGGTGAAGCTGTTCTGGCAGGCGACCGGCGCGCTGGGGCATCCGTTCCAAACCATATTCCGGCTATTGCTCCTGACCGGGCAGCGGAAATCCGAAGTCAACGAAATGGTCGAAGGCGAATTGGACCTCGAAAAGCGCCTATGGACCATTGGAGCCGATCGGACGAAGAACCGTCGGGAGCATGTCGTGCCGCTTGCCGACCCGGTGCTCGCCATTCTGGAAGCCGCACCGCGTATCAAAAACGATAGGGGCTTGGTCTTCACCACAAACGGCGAGACGCCGCCTAGCGGCTTCACCAAGCCCGTTGAGGCGTGCCGCACCAAGATGAATGAGCTTGCCGGGGAGACACTGCCGCGCTGGTCCCTTCACGATCTGCGCAGGACAGTCAGCACCATGATGAATGACGAGCTTGCGATCGACCCGCACATAGTCGAGGCGGTTCTAAATCACGTGTCCGGGAGCCGGGCCGGTGTTGCCGGAACCTATAATCGCGCGGGCTACCTAAAGCAGAAGCAAGCCGCGCTGGAAGCATGGGGCCGATATGTCGAGTCACTGGTGTCCGGCAAGACAATCGACAACGTGATTTCGATGGCTCGCACCTAG
- a CDS encoding terminase large subunit has translation MTKAGPKTRRNGPNAPKLGEGRVRGAGSSFLSPDKIPGNEAAETAIRFLETLKIPEGPKAGEPLRLAEFQRSFVRGALDPGNMVACLSIGRGNAKTALSAGLALGSLIGVWDEQPKREILFAARNRDQAKTAFNFLVGFIEGLPEGEQELFTIRRGSRLEVEYEGNGGGLARCIAADGRSILGGAPTLAILDERAAWEREKGDLLENAILSGLGKRNGKALIISTSAPDDANTFSKWLDEPPPGTFVQEHRPPFGLPADDLDSLLIANPGAAEGIGASADWLMAQARRAIARGGSALSSFRNLNRNERVSTEDRSVLVTVDEWLSAEVKPDDLPAREGPCILGVDLGGSRSMSAAAFYWPETGRLEAVGTFPAVPSLSDRGAADGVSGRYVEMQGRGELTVLGENTVPPGPWLVEVAKLVEGETITCIVGDRFRHAEFTEAMQKANLQRVPFIWRGFGWKDGSEDIERFRRALFDGQVKTLPSLLLRSAFADAITLVDPAGNHKLAKARSLGRIDAAAAAVLAVAEGARRVARPAARPSRVAWA, from the coding sequence ATGACCAAGGCAGGCCCGAAGACCCGCAGGAATGGTCCCAATGCCCCGAAGTTGGGAGAGGGGCGCGTGCGCGGAGCGGGCTCTTCCTTTCTCTCTCCCGATAAAATTCCGGGAAATGAGGCGGCAGAAACGGCAATCCGGTTCCTCGAAACCCTGAAAATTCCGGAGGGACCGAAGGCCGGGGAACCGTTGCGCCTGGCTGAATTCCAGCGATCCTTCGTCCGGGGCGCGCTAGATCCTGGAAACATGGTCGCGTGTCTGTCGATTGGGCGAGGCAACGCGAAAACTGCCCTGTCGGCGGGGCTGGCGCTCGGAAGCCTGATCGGTGTGTGGGATGAGCAGCCGAAGCGGGAAATCCTCTTTGCTGCCCGAAACCGCGATCAGGCGAAAACCGCCTTCAACTTCCTTGTCGGCTTCATCGAGGGGCTTCCCGAGGGCGAGCAGGAGCTTTTCACGATCCGGCGCGGCTCGCGGCTGGAGGTGGAGTACGAGGGCAACGGCGGCGGGCTTGCCCGCTGCATCGCCGCCGATGGCCGGTCGATCCTTGGCGGTGCGCCGACGCTCGCCATTCTCGATGAACGGGCGGCATGGGAGCGGGAGAAAGGCGACCTGCTGGAGAATGCGATCCTGTCCGGTCTCGGCAAGAGGAACGGCAAGGCGCTGATTATCTCGACCAGCGCGCCCGACGACGCGAATACCTTCTCGAAATGGCTCGATGAACCGCCGCCCGGAACCTTCGTGCAGGAGCATCGCCCGCCCTTCGGCCTACCTGCCGACGATCTGGATTCGCTGCTGATCGCCAATCCCGGCGCGGCCGAGGGTATCGGCGCATCGGCCGACTGGTTGATGGCGCAGGCTCGGCGAGCGATCGCTCGCGGCGGCTCGGCGCTGTCGTCTTTCCGCAACCTCAACCGCAATGAACGTGTCTCGACCGAAGATCGGTCGGTGCTGGTGACGGTGGACGAATGGCTGTCGGCCGAGGTGAAGCCCGACGATCTGCCAGCGCGGGAGGGGCCGTGCATTCTAGGCGTCGATCTAGGCGGCTCCCGTTCCATGTCGGCCGCCGCCTTCTATTGGCCGGAAACTGGCCGGCTGGAGGCGGTCGGCACCTTCCCGGCGGTTCCTTCCCTCTCGGATCGCGGTGCGGCCGATGGTGTGTCCGGGCGCTATGTCGAGATGCAGGGACGCGGCGAGCTGACGGTGCTCGGCGAGAATACCGTGCCGCCGGGGCCGTGGCTGGTCGAGGTGGCGAAGCTGGTCGAGGGCGAGACGATCACCTGCATTGTCGGCGACCGCTTCCGCCATGCCGAGTTCACCGAAGCCATGCAGAAGGCCAATCTCCAGCGAGTGCCGTTCATCTGGCGCGGTTTCGGCTGGAAAGACGGCTCGGAAGACATTGAACGGTTCCGGCGCGCCCTGTTCGACGGGCAGGTGAAGACGCTCCCCAGCCTCTTGCTGCGCTCGGCCTTCGCGGATGCGATCACGCTGGTTGACCCGGCCGGCAATCATAAGCTGGCGAAAGCCCGGTCGCTGGGCCGGATCGACGCGGCTGCTGCTGCGGTGCTGGCTGTTGCCGAGGGCGCGCGTCGTGTCGCCCGGCCGGCTGCGCGTCCGTCGCGGGTGGCATGGGCGTAG
- a CDS encoding ABC transporter permease: protein MRRILSSSAPAALGALGAAVFFLTWELIARLGLVNPAFLPAPTAVATSAYHLIVSGELLQHLRASIWRAVLGFFFGSVIGVAVGIATARLPVFRHMSDPLLQMFRAIPSIAFVPLAIFWFGIGEVSKVFLIAWGVFFPVWVNTFLGVRDVNPLLMRAAATLGAGGFRMLWNVVLPGALPLILAGLRISLAVALVLLVAAELAGATAGVGYFIQMSAQVFRVDQMFVGLITLGILGFCADLLFVNVIKFLFPWYGAESRAARRQ, encoded by the coding sequence ATGCGGAGGATTCTTTCGTCCAGCGCTCCTGCGGCGTTGGGGGCGTTGGGGGCGGCCGTCTTCTTTCTCACTTGGGAACTCATCGCGCGGCTGGGGTTGGTCAATCCGGCGTTCCTGCCTGCACCGACGGCAGTGGCGACCTCTGCCTACCACCTTATTGTCAGCGGTGAGCTGCTCCAGCACCTGAGGGCCAGTATTTGGCGCGCTGTCTTGGGCTTTTTCTTTGGCTCCGTCATCGGCGTCGCGGTCGGGATTGCGACTGCACGTCTGCCAGTTTTCAGGCACATGAGCGATCCGCTCCTCCAGATGTTCAGGGCAATTCCGTCCATCGCCTTCGTTCCCCTGGCGATCTTCTGGTTTGGCATTGGCGAAGTCTCAAAGGTCTTTCTTATCGCGTGGGGCGTGTTCTTCCCCGTTTGGGTAAACACGTTTCTGGGCGTCAGAGACGTCAATCCCCTTCTAATGCGGGCTGCGGCGACGCTGGGGGCCGGCGGCTTCCGTATGCTTTGGAACGTCGTCCTTCCGGGTGCGCTGCCGCTCATCCTCGCCGGCTTGAGGATCAGTCTCGCCGTCGCCCTCGTTTTGCTTGTCGCCGCCGAATTGGCAGGCGCTACGGCGGGGGTCGGCTATTTTATCCAGATGTCGGCGCAGGTGTTTCGGGTCGATCAAATGTTCGTAGGCCTGATCACGCTGGGAATTCTCGGCTTTTGCGCCGACTTGCTGTTCGTGAACGTCATCAAGTTCCTGTTCCCATGGTACGGCGCTGAGAGCCGCGCTGCGAGGCGCCAATGA
- a CDS encoding ABC transporter ATP-binding protein, translated as MALEFIKSEQVTRDFGAFQALAAVDLTIQENEFLCLLGPSGCGKTTLLNLIAGFISPTTGRISIEGAPISKPGPDRGVVFQDYSLFGWLTVRGNVEFGPRMAGISAKERRELADYYLSLVGLTKFAEKYPFELSGGMKQRVAIARSLVTKPRVLLMDEPFAALDAMTRSTLQSEVLDIQRAEKKTVVFVTHNIGEAIFLADRIVVMSPHPGRVQEVINVDFPRPRTRTTSSFNELYEHLENSIGVHTVE; from the coding sequence ATGGCGCTTGAATTCATCAAGTCTGAGCAGGTTACCCGAGACTTCGGAGCATTCCAAGCTCTTGCGGCTGTCGATCTGACAATCCAGGAAAACGAATTTCTATGTCTTCTTGGACCGAGTGGCTGCGGAAAGACAACATTGCTCAACCTTATCGCTGGTTTCATTTCTCCTACGACCGGGAGGATCAGCATCGAGGGAGCGCCTATTTCCAAACCGGGCCCGGACAGAGGAGTGGTGTTCCAGGATTACTCCCTGTTTGGCTGGCTCACCGTTCGTGGCAACGTGGAATTCGGACCTCGAATGGCCGGAATATCCGCAAAGGAACGTCGCGAGTTGGCTGATTACTACCTGTCCCTAGTTGGACTGACCAAGTTCGCGGAGAAGTATCCATTCGAGCTTTCGGGCGGAATGAAGCAGCGCGTCGCCATCGCGCGCTCGCTTGTCACGAAGCCTCGAGTTCTTCTGATGGACGAACCGTTCGCGGCCCTTGATGCGATGACGAGGAGCACCCTCCAGTCGGAAGTACTCGATATTCAACGCGCAGAGAAAAAGACCGTTGTGTTCGTTACTCACAATATCGGTGAAGCCATATTCCTGGCGGATCGCATCGTCGTGATGTCTCCGCACCCAGGCCGCGTCCAAGAGGTTATCAATGTTGACTTCCCCCGCCCGCGAACTCGCACAACGTCAAGCTTCAATGAGCTCTACGAGCACCTCGAAAATTCCATCGGCGTCCACACCGTTGAATAG
- a CDS encoding HNH endonuclease, with amino-acid sequence MGVGRFPRHGSAIYRTNQWKAVRLLAKRRDGFKCVQCGERGRLEVDHKVPIRDGGAPYDLDNLQSLCPKCHARKTRLEIGLGRIDPERDKWKALLKDFIPTS; translated from the coding sequence ATGGGCGTAGGGCGCTTTCCTCGCCACGGTTCGGCGATCTACCGGACAAACCAGTGGAAGGCGGTTCGGCTGCTGGCGAAGCGGCGGGACGGCTTCAAATGCGTCCAGTGCGGCGAGCGCGGCCGGCTGGAGGTGGATCACAAGGTTCCGATCCGGGACGGCGGCGCTCCCTATGACCTCGATAACCTGCAATCCCTCTGCCCGAAATGCCATGCGCGGAAGACCCGGCTTGAAATCGGGCTGGGCCGGATCGACCCGGAACGGGACAAGTGGAAGGCATTGCTCAAGGACTTTATTCCTACTTCCTGA
- a CDS encoding bifunctional DNA primase/polymerase gives MSVPPSPAPRQTARRPVRDRCLVGAFAEWQPRYAEHGVATFPVGANKVPAVKGYLKIGPKVSSQLAMKFPDNDAFGFACRRNRITILDVDTPDERVLADALARHGPTPFIVRSGSGNYQAWYRRNGENRRVRPDPARPIDILGDGFVVAPPSVGSKGRYEIIQGTLDDLERLPTMRPAIVNSGSEQAMPAADPLPGNDLKNGDGRNHALWRHCMKAARGCGGEISKLLAEAMHHNQTFYQPLPDAEVLKIVASAWKYEMEGKNWFGHGARIVFEADEVDSLAASNPDAFALLTILRRHHWGRDFVLAKAFAESLGWTLPRFKSARAELLERKLIECVHAGGRGPKDPPLYRFG, from the coding sequence GTGTCGGTTCCACCATCGCCGGCACCACGACAAACAGCCCGGCGACCTGTTCGCGATAGGTGCCTAGTGGGTGCTTTCGCGGAATGGCAACCGCGCTACGCTGAGCACGGCGTGGCGACCTTCCCGGTCGGTGCCAACAAGGTGCCGGCCGTGAAGGGCTATCTAAAGATCGGTCCCAAGGTCAGCAGTCAACTGGCGATGAAATTCCCGGACAACGATGCGTTCGGGTTTGCTTGCCGCCGGAACCGGATCACTATTCTGGACGTGGACACGCCCGACGAGAGAGTGCTCGCGGATGCCCTTGCCCGTCATGGGCCAACACCATTCATCGTCCGTAGTGGCTCGGGGAACTATCAGGCTTGGTATCGTCGCAACGGCGAGAACCGCCGCGTGCGCCCCGATCCGGCAAGACCCATAGACATTCTTGGTGACGGCTTCGTCGTCGCCCCGCCCAGTGTCGGCAGCAAGGGGCGGTATGAGATCATTCAAGGTACTCTCGACGACCTCGAACGGTTGCCGACGATGCGTCCCGCTATAGTCAATAGTGGCAGTGAACAGGCCATGCCTGCTGCGGACCCTTTGCCGGGCAACGACTTGAAAAACGGCGACGGGCGCAATCACGCTCTCTGGCGTCACTGCATGAAAGCTGCGCGGGGATGCGGCGGAGAAATATCAAAACTTCTGGCGGAAGCGATGCACCATAACCAAACTTTCTACCAACCGCTCCCCGACGCCGAGGTGCTCAAGATCGTAGCATCGGCATGGAAATACGAAATGGAGGGCAAGAATTGGTTTGGGCATGGTGCGCGCATCGTGTTCGAGGCTGACGAGGTGGACAGCCTTGCCGCCAGCAACCCGGACGCCTTCGCGCTGCTCACGATCCTACGTCGTCACCATTGGGGCCGAGACTTCGTCTTGGCTAAAGCATTCGCGGAATCTCTCGGATGGACGCTCCCCAGGTTCAAGAGCGCGCGGGCCGAATTGCTGGAGCGCAAGCTGATCGAATGCGTCCATGCAGGCGGGAGAGGGCCGAAAGACCCGCCGCTCTATCGCTTTGGCTAA
- a CDS encoding ABC transporter substrate-binding protein — translation MMKRRFKSALFATLLSASIAGIASDPSRADDEVNVAAGIGLPWAPLFVADQQGFFEKHGVNAKVQLFPSGRTSQEAIVGGGVAWGTVAETPVVFAAVNNLPVRIIGTMSGYEIFDVVATSDIQKLEDLKGKRVGYAQGTNAQVYLSRALEKAGLSFKDITGINLSPTDMVTSLSNGQIDAFVWTEPHLSQALSLGKDRFHSIRTPGLYVNYSGIVTLQSTIDNDPEMLVRSLCAMKEAAEYMKKNKDASIAYISERIKMDQDIVAKEWERIPFEIALDKVSIVQDMTLQAQWAIDSGLLAAGSKVPDFNDVVVSTIIDQTNNCTGQ, via the coding sequence ATGATGAAACGTCGATTCAAATCCGCGCTTTTTGCGACCCTATTGTCCGCCAGCATTGCAGGCATCGCTTCAGATCCTTCTCGAGCCGATGACGAGGTGAATGTAGCCGCCGGCATCGGTCTGCCCTGGGCTCCGCTTTTCGTTGCGGATCAGCAAGGCTTTTTCGAGAAGCACGGTGTGAACGCGAAGGTGCAGCTTTTTCCAAGCGGTCGCACCTCGCAGGAAGCGATCGTTGGTGGAGGCGTCGCTTGGGGTACCGTGGCAGAAACTCCAGTCGTGTTTGCTGCTGTGAACAATCTCCCTGTCCGCATTATCGGGACCATGTCGGGGTACGAGATTTTCGACGTTGTAGCGACGAGTGACATACAGAAGCTTGAAGACCTCAAAGGAAAGCGTGTCGGTTATGCGCAGGGGACAAATGCGCAAGTCTACCTTTCACGCGCACTTGAGAAAGCAGGACTGTCATTCAAGGACATCACCGGAATCAACCTTAGCCCGACGGATATGGTGACCAGTCTGTCCAATGGGCAAATCGACGCTTTCGTATGGACCGAGCCCCACCTGTCGCAGGCTCTGAGTCTTGGGAAAGATCGGTTCCATTCAATTCGCACTCCTGGCCTTTACGTGAATTACTCGGGCATCGTGACGTTGCAAAGCACGATCGACAACGATCCAGAGATGCTCGTCCGCTCCCTCTGCGCGATGAAAGAGGCAGCCGAATACATGAAGAAGAACAAGGATGCGTCGATCGCCTACATATCCGAGCGGATCAAGATGGACCAGGACATCGTCGCCAAGGAATGGGAGAGAATTCCTTTCGAGATCGCGCTCGACAAGGTCAGCATCGTCCAGGATATGACGCTGCAAGCGCAGTGGGCTATCGATAGCGGCCTTCTTGCGGCGGGGTCCAAAGTGCCGGACTTCAACGACGTTGTCGTGTCGACAATTATCGATCAAACGAACAACTGTACCGGTCAGTGA
- a CDS encoding amidase — translation MMAFHESATSDTDRASAGELARLIRNREISPVEVVSRSLERLDAVEPAINAFVTTTPELALDAARKAEARVMRGDLLHPLTGIPISIKDNIAMEGVRLTFGSQTARDQIAAFNAPVVERLIAAGACIVGKTTMTEFGSKASSDSPLTGITRNPWDTSKSAGGSSSGSAASVAAGVTPLSIGTDGAGSLRIPAAFCGVVGLKPQFGRVPVYPPATAPSLLHIGPIARNVRDATMLLSAISGYDDRDHASLASQLTEHDIKEISGWRIAWSPTLGFGKPDETVLGMVRAAVRVFEQAGCVVEEVDEIIEDPHAVHAAEFFAGAAFRLKDVILNDRELLDPEVAACLEHSSRLTVKDLFDAQAARHEIRRRFRELFGRYRLLLTPTVPVAAFDADRTSPPGWTGPLALSWPTYTLVHNLTGLPALSIPCGRTPEGLPIGLQIVGRPNAESDILDAATVFEELGPWTGSRSG, via the coding sequence ATGATGGCGTTTCACGAGTCAGCGACGAGTGACACCGATCGGGCTTCCGCAGGAGAACTTGCGCGACTTATTCGAAACCGTGAAATCTCCCCCGTTGAAGTAGTATCCCGCTCTCTTGAGCGACTTGATGCGGTAGAACCAGCGATCAATGCCTTCGTAACTACGACACCGGAACTGGCTTTGGATGCTGCTCGCAAGGCCGAGGCAAGGGTAATGCGGGGGGATCTCCTACACCCGCTCACCGGCATCCCAATATCGATCAAAGACAACATCGCGATGGAAGGGGTGCGGCTGACATTCGGGTCTCAAACTGCACGAGACCAAATTGCAGCCTTCAACGCGCCCGTTGTCGAGAGGCTTATCGCGGCGGGGGCCTGTATCGTCGGCAAGACGACCATGACTGAGTTCGGCAGCAAGGCATCGAGCGACAGTCCGCTTACGGGAATTACCCGCAATCCTTGGGACACTTCGAAGTCCGCTGGCGGTTCCAGCAGCGGATCGGCCGCAAGCGTTGCCGCTGGGGTCACGCCCCTGTCGATAGGAACGGACGGCGCCGGATCTCTGCGCATACCGGCAGCATTTTGCGGCGTCGTAGGACTAAAACCGCAATTTGGTCGCGTGCCGGTGTATCCACCGGCAACCGCTCCGTCTCTCTTGCACATTGGGCCGATCGCGAGAAACGTCAGGGATGCAACAATGCTCCTGTCTGCGATCTCCGGCTATGACGACCGCGACCACGCCAGTCTCGCGTCACAGCTCACGGAGCACGACATCAAGGAAATATCAGGTTGGCGGATAGCTTGGTCACCCACTCTCGGATTCGGAAAACCCGACGAGACAGTGCTTGGGATGGTGAGGGCGGCGGTACGCGTGTTCGAGCAGGCAGGATGCGTCGTCGAAGAAGTGGATGAAATCATCGAGGATCCGCATGCGGTCCACGCTGCGGAATTCTTTGCTGGGGCCGCCTTTCGTCTCAAGGACGTTATTCTGAACGATCGAGAACTACTTGATCCGGAGGTGGCTGCCTGCCTGGAGCATTCGTCGCGCCTGACAGTCAAAGACCTCTTCGATGCACAGGCCGCGCGACACGAGATTCGACGGCGATTTCGCGAGCTCTTTGGGCGATACCGACTTCTGCTGACACCGACGGTTCCCGTGGCCGCATTCGATGCGGACCGCACCAGCCCCCCGGGGTGGACCGGCCCGCTGGCTCTGTCCTGGCCAACCTATACGCTGGTCCATAATCTGACGGGATTGCCAGCGTTATCGATACCTTGCGGCAGAACGCCGGAAGGGCTGCCGATCGGCTTGCAGATTGTCGGCCGCCCGAACGCAGAATCCGACATTCTCGATGCTGCCACCGTCTTTGAAGAGCTCGGTCCGTGGACGGGGTCGCGTTCAGGCTGA
- a CDS encoding Crp/Fnr family transcriptional regulator gives MTEALQEIKDNHDILSYLTDAECELVLSCATRQVRRPGEHIFVQGEPHGGIFLIRSGRARTYYASSTGREITLAHWTAGHFVGGPEIFGGGQHMWSATALEECEIAFLSARELRRLMIDLPKLAIGLVDGLVYKGKCYSALLQILGTRSAGGRLAHLLLTLAEREGVLQHSPVVFGRQFSHEELANMIGATRQWVTTSLKRFEKAGIVTFEKHRIVILDKVRLKQAALAE, from the coding sequence ATGACCGAAGCGCTCCAGGAGATCAAGGATAACCACGACATTCTTAGCTATCTGACGGATGCGGAATGCGAGTTGGTGCTGAGTTGCGCTACGCGCCAGGTGCGGAGGCCAGGAGAGCACATTTTCGTTCAGGGAGAACCGCATGGTGGGATTTTCCTGATTAGATCCGGCCGTGCCCGGACCTACTATGCATCGTCCACCGGCCGGGAAATAACTCTGGCCCATTGGACTGCTGGCCATTTCGTTGGGGGACCGGAGATCTTCGGCGGCGGACAGCACATGTGGTCAGCAACTGCGCTGGAGGAATGTGAGATCGCATTCCTCTCCGCTCGGGAACTGAGACGATTGATGATCGATCTTCCCAAACTCGCCATAGGATTAGTTGACGGCTTGGTCTACAAGGGAAAATGCTACTCTGCCCTGTTGCAGATACTGGGTACGCGGTCCGCCGGTGGACGACTAGCGCATCTCTTACTGACATTAGCAGAACGCGAAGGTGTCCTCCAACACTCGCCTGTGGTATTCGGTCGGCAGTTCTCCCATGAGGAACTGGCAAATATGATAGGGGCCACCCGTCAGTGGGTGACTACTTCGTTGAAGCGCTTCGAAAAGGCCGGCATCGTAACATTCGAAAAACATCGAATAGTGATCTTGGACAAGGTGCGACTGAAACAAGCCGCACTGGCCGAATAG